In Thermodesulfovibrionales bacterium, a genomic segment contains:
- the tpx gene encoding thiol peroxidase, which translates to MATKGKVTIQGNPLTLIGPELKVGDKAPDFTVLDADLKEVGLKDFTDKVKVISVTPSLDTPVCDMQARRFNEEATKLPKTVGVFNVSMDLPFAISRFCTTAGIDRVKAYSDHRDASFGAAYGVLIKELRLLARSVFVIGRDDVIRYIEIVPEVTDHPDYDKAIEAVKRVSS; encoded by the coding sequence ATGGCGACGAAGGGCAAGGTGACGATTCAGGGAAATCCGCTCACGCTCATCGGTCCCGAACTCAAGGTGGGGGACAAGGCTCCCGACTTTACGGTCCTCGATGCAGATCTCAAAGAAGTGGGCCTGAAGGATTTTACCGATAAGGTGAAGGTCATTAGCGTGACGCCCTCTCTCGATACCCCGGTCTGCGATATGCAGGCGAGGAGATTCAACGAGGAGGCGACGAAACTGCCGAAGACGGTTGGGGTATTCAATGTGAGCATGGACTTGCCCTTTGCGATTTCGAGGTTCTGTACGACCGCCGGGATTGACAGGGTTAAGGCCTATTCCGACCACAGGGACGCGTCTTTCGGAGCCGCCTATGGGGTCTTGATCAAGGAGCTGAGACTCCTCGCGCGTTCGGTCTTCGTTATAGGCAGAGATGACGTGATTCGGTACATAGAGATCGTGCCGGAGGTGACCGATCATCCTGATTATGATAAGGCCATCGAGGCGGTGAAGAGGGTTTCTTCTTAA